In Arachis hypogaea cultivar Tifrunner chromosome 7, arahy.Tifrunner.gnm2.J5K5, whole genome shotgun sequence, the genomic window TCTACGAACATCTTATCGGTGAACTGCGTTTTGTTATCGGAGATAACGACTTCAGGGATGCCGAAATGGGTTACCACCTGCCTCTACATGAACTATCGGCAATTAGATGAGGATATGCCGGCCAGCGGttcagcctctatccatttggtgtagtagtcgatggcgactatgagatatttgacttgccccgggccAACCGGGAAAGGTCCCAAGAAGCCGACTGCCCATTGTGCGAAAGGCCGGGTGGACGTCAATAGGCTTAGTTCCGTTGCCGGTGctctgtggaagttggcgttctcTTGGCACCTGACGCATTTCCTCACGAATTCTTTGGAGTCCATTATCATCGATGGCCAGTAATATCCAGCTCGGATGAGCTTTCTGGCTAGGGCTTTGCCCTCGATGTGGTTACCACAACACCCTTCGTGGACCTCTCTGAGCACGTAGTCTGATTGGTCAAGATGCAGGCACTTCAATAGTGGCTAGCTAAGTCCCTTTTTGAATAGTTGCTCCTGTATGACCGCATATTTGGCTGCCTCCCTTCTCAACGCTTTAGCTgacttctggtgcacgaaattgcaatcacacttttgcaatcccgcacaactaaccagcaagtgcactgggttgtccaagtaataccttacgtgagtaagggtcgatcccacggagattgtcggcttgaagcaagctatggttatcttataaatcttagtcaggatatcagaaattatcaggattgattgtaaaaagcaaaagaacataaaacatgtACTTGaattgcagtaatggagaataggttgaggttttggaaatgctctgtcttctgaacctctgctttcctactgtcttcttcttcaaacacgcaaggctccttccatggcaagctgtatgtagggtttcaccgttgtcaatggctacctcccatcctctcagtagaaatgttcaacgcaccctgtcacggcacggctatccatatgtcggttctcaatcaggctggaatagaatccagtgattcttttgcgtctgtcactaacgccccgccttcaggagtttgaagctcgtcacagtcattcaatcattgaatcctactcagaataccacagacaaggtttagaccttccggattctcttgaatgccgccatcagttctagcttataccacgaagattccggttaaagaatccaagagatatctacttaatctaaggtagaacggaggtggttgtcaggcacacgttcatagttgagaatgatgatgattgtcacggatcatcacattcatccggtttaagaacaagtaatatcttagaatggaagcaagcatgattgaatgaaaaacagtagtaattgcattaatccatcaagacacagcagagctcctcacccccaaccatggggtttagagactcatgctgtagaagatacaatgagaaacgtgtaaagtgtcatgaggtacagatacaatgtcaaaagatcctattaatagtaaactagtaacctagggtatacagaaatgagtaaatgacgtaaaaatccacttctgggtccacttggtgtgtgcttgggctgagcattgaagtattttcgtgtagagaccttttctggagttaaacgccagcttttatgccagtttgggcgtttaactccaagttttatgccagttccagcgttaaacgctggaacttctgaggctgttttgccacgccggtttgggccatcaaatctcgggcaaagtatggactattatacattgctggaaagcccaggatgtctactttccaatgccgttgagagcgcgccaattgggcttctgtagctccagaaaatccacctcgagtgcagggaggtcagaatccaatagcatctgcagtccttttcagtctctgaatcagatttttgctcaggaccctcaatttcagccagaaaatacctgaaatcacaaaaaaacacacaaactcatagtaaagtccagaaaagtgaattttaactaaaaactaataaaaatatactaaaaactaactagatcatactaaaaacatactaaaaacaatgccaaaaagcgtataaattatccgctcatcaccttcaCGTTGTCAGGGAGTTTGCCGTTTTCTAGGAAATCAGTGATGGGGACCATCCAGGAGGGGCCTATCTTTGTCAAGTGGAGGGCAACTGTTGGTTCCTTTACCATGCTCTGAATGAGAGATCGGTTGCCGGCTCCCAGTTTCATGCTTGCTAGCTTAGATAGGAGGTCAGCCGTGTATTCCTTTCCCTCAGAACGTGTTGCATTGTGACCTCCTCAAACTGTTTGCTCAATTCTCTGACCATCTCCAAGTACTTCTGCAACTGCGAGTCTCTGTCTTGGTAGCTTTCATTTACTTGTGAGGTAACGACCTGTGAGTCACTACACACTTCTAGCCTCGCCGCCTCGACTTCTCGAGCTAGGGTTAAGCCTGCCAAGAGGGCCTCGTACTCCGC contains:
- the LOC140174353 gene encoding uncharacterized protein; translated protein: MADFLVEVTGDPTEETGIRWRLHVDGASNQTSGGAGIILESPPGVIYEQSIKFEFPVSNNQAEYEALLAGLTLAREVEAARLEVCSDSQVVTSQVNESYQDRDSQLQKYLEMVRELSKQFEEVTMQHVLRERNTRLTSYLS